TCAATACTCAGATTCTTGGTCTCCGGCAGAAACGGCCAGATCGCCGCACAGCCCGCCGCGCCGACAATGGCGTAAAAAAGAAAGATCGACGTTCCGCCCATATTCGCCAGCTGCCACGGAAACATAAACTGCACTGCCGCACTGATCGTACTGCTCACCAGCGCAAAAAACGGAATCGCCACCCCGCGCAAAGAGGTCGGGAACAACTCGGAAAACAGTACCCACATCAGCGGTCCGATCGAAAAATGAAAAGCCGCGATAAAGCTGAGGATGCCGCCGAGAATCAGTCCGGCATTCATACTCGCCGATTCCGCAATAATCGCCGCAGCGTGGGTCCGTGCCGGCTCCGCACCCAGCACCTCGATCAAAGCATCTTTGAATGCAATATCGCTGTCGAACGTTTTTCCAACCATTGGAACCAGCGCAGCGGAATCCACTTCCGCCGGCAGTTCCTGCACCGCTTCAGGCGAAAGCGTATAGGTTGCCGTTTTAAAGCCATAGGCACAGATCAGATGACTGACCATCACCCAGAGCAAACCGAACAGAATCATCGGCCGACGCCCCAGCTTATCAACCAGCAGAATGGCTGCCAGCGTGAAGACCACCGAAACCAGCCCCACCCAGACCGTCTGCTGAAAGGCCGTATTGGTTCCCCCGCCCAGCTGTTCGAAAACGGTCGGTGCATAAAACAGAATGGCGTTGATCCCCGAAAGCTGCTGTGCAATGGAAATGATGATGGCCACGATCACCGCAATCCGCATGCGTTTATGGCAGAGTTCTTTGATCTGCGACATCGCGGAAAGTTCTTCATCACCGCGATGCAGACTCTCTTCCATCGCAGCAATCTGTTCACCGATTTCATCATCCGATGTGATCCGGTGCATGATCAATTTAGCCTCTTCAATGCGGCCGCGATAGACCAGCCAGCGCGGACTTTCCGGAACAAAGAACAGGGCCACCAGCCACACCAGAGCCGGAACAATTTCCGATCCGAGCATGTATCGCCAGATGTGCTGTTCCATATTCAGCTTCACCGCCCACGCCGCCTCGGTATCCGTGGCTTTCACCAGCAGATAGTTGACAAAATAGGCGGCCGTCAAACCCAGCACGATATTCATCTGGTTCACGGACACCAGTTTACCCCGCCATTTAGGCGGCGCAATTTCTCCGATATACATGGCCGAAACGGTAATCGAGGTAAACGCCAGCCCGCCGAGAATACGGGCGCAGACCAGTCCGATATAATTGGGCGCCAGCGCGGAAGTCACGGCCGAGATCCAGTACATACCCGCAATAATGATCAGGGTTTTCTTCCGCCCGATTTTATTACACAGCGGCCCC
This sequence is a window from Pontiella agarivorans. Protein-coding genes within it:
- a CDS encoding MFS transporter, whose product is MNKQVKAFIFAIVVALGGFVFGLDAAVISGTVGFVTEQFGLSELQVGILVSSPAFGVLFALLAAGPLCNKIGRKKTLIIIAGMYWISAVTSALAPNYIGLVCARILGGLAFTSITVSAMYIGEIAPPKWRGKLVSVNQMNIVLGLTAAYFVNYLLVKATDTEAAWAVKLNMEQHIWRYMLGSEIVPALVWLVALFFVPESPRWLVYRGRIEEAKLIMHRITSDDEIGEQIAAMEESLHRGDEELSAMSQIKELCHKRMRIAVIVAIIISIAQQLSGINAILFYAPTVFEQLGGGTNTAFQQTVWVGLVSVVFTLAAILLVDKLGRRPMILFGLLWVMVSHLICAYGFKTATYTLSPEAVQELPAEVDSAALVPMVGKTFDSDIAFKDALIEVLGAEPARTHAAAIIAESASMNAGLILGGILSFIAAFHFSIGPLMWVLFSELFPTSLRGVAIPFFALVSSTISAAVQFMFPWQLANMGGTSIFLFYAIVGAAGCAAIWPFLPETKNLSIEEIQLQLEKKTL